A genome region from Mesorhizobium sp. B2-1-8 includes the following:
- a CDS encoding mandelate racemase/muconate lactonizing enzyme family protein, producing MKITDLRCAVIGKHPIVRIVTDEGLYGLGEVEFTKAYLKPWVLHFREALIGEDPTDVERVMLKIRQRGSFKPYGAAVSAIEHALWDIAGKAAGVPAYKLLGGKVRDKVRVYNGSIRQKRTGDRPEDYAADVKWMMEQPQNFFMVKQGISFHSNMKDTVDGFHYGVTQKKAGYHGAMDQGVISERGFNHMLDCVIAMKEVLGDKVSLALDCGPGWMLPDAIKFARAVEKYNLMWLEDMLTGDYVPWVNPQAYRELTTSTSTPIHTGEQIYLRHNFKELIETQAVRVIGPDPADIGGIAELKWVAEHAYMHSILMAPHGTANGLLGLGALINVCATLPANYVAFEYPSASDPWWNDIVIGLPKQIVKDSMVDLLEAPGLGLDIDAEGARKYLREEDAGFFD from the coding sequence ATGAAGATCACCGACCTGCGGTGCGCCGTTATCGGCAAACATCCCATCGTCCGCATCGTCACTGACGAAGGTCTCTACGGCCTTGGCGAGGTCGAGTTCACCAAGGCCTACCTCAAGCCATGGGTGCTGCATTTCCGCGAGGCGCTGATCGGCGAGGATCCGACCGACGTCGAGCGGGTCATGTTGAAGATCCGCCAACGCGGCTCTTTCAAGCCCTATGGCGCGGCGGTCAGCGCCATCGAACATGCGCTGTGGGACATTGCCGGCAAGGCCGCGGGCGTGCCGGCATATAAGCTGCTCGGCGGCAAGGTGCGCGACAAGGTGCGCGTCTACAACGGCTCGATCCGCCAGAAGCGCACGGGCGACCGGCCGGAGGATTACGCCGCCGATGTCAAATGGATGATGGAGCAGCCGCAGAATTTCTTCATGGTCAAGCAAGGAATCTCGTTCCATTCCAACATGAAGGACACGGTCGATGGCTTCCATTATGGCGTAACGCAGAAGAAGGCCGGCTATCACGGTGCCATGGATCAGGGCGTGATCAGCGAACGCGGTTTCAACCACATGCTCGACTGCGTGATCGCGATGAAGGAAGTGTTGGGCGACAAGGTCAGCCTGGCGCTCGACTGCGGCCCCGGCTGGATGCTGCCCGATGCGATCAAGTTCGCTCGCGCGGTCGAGAAGTACAATTTGATGTGGCTCGAGGACATGTTGACCGGCGACTATGTACCGTGGGTCAACCCGCAGGCCTACCGGGAGCTGACCACCTCTACTTCGACGCCGATCCATACCGGCGAGCAGATTTACCTCAGGCACAATTTCAAGGAGCTGATCGAGACGCAGGCGGTGCGCGTCATCGGCCCCGATCCTGCCGACATTGGCGGCATTGCCGAGCTCAAATGGGTCGCCGAGCACGCCTATATGCACTCGATCCTGATGGCGCCGCACGGCACCGCGAACGGCCTGCTTGGCCTCGGCGCACTGATCAATGTTTGCGCCACCTTGCCCGCCAACTACGTGGCGTTCGAATATCCCAGCGCCTCCGATCCCTGGTGGAACGACATCGTCATCGGCCTGCCCAAGCAGATCGTGAAGGACAGCATGGTGGATCTGCTCGAAGCACCGGGGCTGGGCCTCGACATCGACGCCGAAGGTGCCAGGAAGTATCTCAGGGAAGAGGATGCGGGCTTCTTCGACTGA
- a CDS encoding ABC transporter permease, translating into MLLSAGPAVILLLLIVILGFLSPYFLTGRNLSNILAQTAVISVVAMGQHLVILTRGIDLSVGSNLALASVLGALSFHAGATAVVVIAVMVGSGAAVGAINGLVYVFGRLPHPFIITLATLSIAKGLALELADGRAIPGMPDAIDVLGREAIWGLPGSVFVVVGVAAVLFVMAKTMVWGRWIYAVGGRPDAALRMGIPVSWVLVSAYVISGLCAGIGAVILAGRTDAGSPLFGNLLELDTIAAVIIGGASFLGGRGHLGHALIGAIMIGVIRNALNLLNVNIFFQLIVIGVVIVIAVEADVLRNYLEGRVRVMQAGRQP; encoded by the coding sequence ATGTTGCTCAGCGCCGGCCCGGCTGTGATCCTGCTGCTGCTGATTGTCATCCTCGGCTTCCTGTCGCCCTATTTTCTGACCGGCCGCAACCTCAGCAATATCCTTGCCCAGACCGCTGTCATTTCGGTCGTCGCAATGGGCCAGCATCTGGTCATCCTGACGCGTGGCATCGACCTCTCGGTTGGATCGAACCTTGCGCTGGCCTCCGTTCTTGGAGCGTTGAGTTTTCATGCCGGCGCTACCGCGGTGGTCGTGATCGCGGTAATGGTTGGAAGCGGCGCGGCGGTGGGCGCGATAAATGGACTGGTCTACGTCTTCGGCCGGCTGCCACATCCGTTCATCATCACGCTTGCAACGCTGAGCATCGCCAAGGGCCTGGCCCTCGAACTGGCCGACGGGCGTGCGATCCCTGGAATGCCAGATGCGATCGACGTGCTCGGCCGCGAGGCGATCTGGGGCTTGCCAGGTTCGGTCTTCGTCGTGGTCGGTGTCGCCGCGGTCCTGTTTGTCATGGCCAAGACGATGGTGTGGGGGCGCTGGATCTATGCCGTCGGCGGCAGACCGGATGCTGCGTTGCGCATGGGCATTCCGGTGTCTTGGGTTCTGGTCTCGGCCTATGTGATTTCTGGCCTCTGCGCCGGTATCGGCGCTGTCATCCTTGCCGGCCGCACCGACGCCGGTTCGCCGCTGTTCGGCAATTTGCTCGAGCTTGACACGATCGCCGCGGTGATCATCGGCGGCGCCAGTTTTCTCGGCGGTCGCGGCCACCTTGGCCACGCCCTGATCGGTGCCATCATGATCGGCGTCATCCGCAACGCGCTCAACCTGCTCAACGTCAATATCTTCTTCCAGCTCATCGTCATCGGCGTGGTCATCGTCATCGCGGTCGAGGCCGACGTGCTGCGCAATTACCTGGAAGGGCGCGTGCGTGTCATGCAGGCCGGGAGGCAGCCATGA
- a CDS encoding mandelate racemase/muconate lactonizing enzyme family protein, whose protein sequence is MPRTDGADEALNRVNTNSKPSELRITDMRVAEIVGAPFTSALLKIYTNQGIVGLGEVRDGASATYALMLKGRLLGENPCDIDRLFRRIKQFGGHGRQGGGVSAVEIALWDIAGKAYGVPIYQMLGGRFRDKVRVYCDTDAEKPSGTETGKRLKERMGRGFTFLKMDLGLMQIAHVPGAVVAPAGAFEGFNGNPRGRGGSFEERKARNLAYDAQNVQHPFTGLHFTEKGIDLLEQYIHEVREVIGYEIPLAIDHVGHISLQDGIRLSRRIEKYVPAWLEDVIPWQYTEQYRQLQQATTVPICTGEDIYLKEGFEPLLKSGGLSVIHPDLLTSGGILETKKIGDMAQDHGVAMAIHMAESPIAAMAAAHVATATENFMALEFHSVEVDWWDDIVTGLPKPLVKDGFITVPDKPGLGIDDVVEEVISQHLQPGVTGIWQSTEHWDNEYSWDRTWS, encoded by the coding sequence ATGCCAAGGACGGATGGAGCCGACGAGGCCCTCAACCGGGTCAACACCAATTCGAAGCCGTCCGAGCTTCGCATCACCGACATGCGGGTGGCCGAGATCGTCGGTGCGCCGTTCACCTCGGCGCTGCTCAAGATCTATACCAACCAGGGCATCGTCGGGCTTGGCGAGGTGCGCGACGGCGCCAGCGCCACCTACGCGCTGATGTTGAAGGGCCGGCTGCTTGGCGAGAACCCCTGCGACATCGACCGCCTGTTTCGCCGGATCAAGCAGTTCGGCGGGCACGGCCGGCAGGGCGGCGGCGTCTCGGCGGTCGAAATCGCGCTGTGGGACATCGCCGGCAAGGCCTATGGTGTGCCGATCTACCAGATGCTGGGCGGACGGTTCCGCGACAAGGTGCGCGTCTATTGCGATACCGACGCCGAGAAACCCAGCGGCACCGAAACCGGCAAGCGCCTCAAGGAACGCATGGGCCGCGGGTTCACCTTCTTGAAGATGGATCTGGGCTTGATGCAGATCGCCCATGTCCCGGGCGCCGTGGTCGCACCCGCCGGCGCGTTCGAAGGGTTTAACGGCAACCCGCGCGGCCGCGGTGGCTCGTTCGAGGAGCGAAAGGCCCGCAATCTCGCTTATGACGCGCAGAACGTGCAGCACCCGTTCACAGGCCTGCATTTCACCGAAAAGGGGATAGACCTGCTCGAGCAGTATATCCACGAGGTTCGCGAGGTCATCGGATACGAGATCCCGCTTGCCATCGACCATGTCGGCCACATCTCGCTGCAGGATGGCATACGCCTGTCGCGCCGTATCGAGAAATACGTTCCGGCCTGGCTGGAGGACGTGATCCCCTGGCAATACACCGAGCAGTACCGGCAATTGCAGCAGGCTACCACGGTGCCGATCTGCACCGGCGAGGACATCTACCTCAAGGAAGGCTTCGAGCCGCTGCTCAAGAGCGGCGGCCTCTCGGTCATCCACCCGGACCTGCTCACCAGTGGGGGCATTCTCGAGACCAAGAAGATCGGCGATATGGCGCAGGATCACGGTGTCGCCATGGCGATCCATATGGCCGAAAGTCCGATCGCCGCGATGGCCGCCGCGCATGTCGCCACCGCGACCGAGAACTTCATGGCGCTCGAGTTTCACAGCGTCGAAGTGGACTGGTGGGACGATATCGTCACGGGTCTGCCCAAGCCGCTTGTGAAGGACGGCTTCATCACCGTGCCCGACAAGCCGGGGCTGGGCATCGACGACGTGGTCGAGGAGGTGATCAGCCAGCATCTGCAGCCCGGTGTCACGGGGATATGGCAATCCACCGAGCATTGGGACAATGAATATAGCTGGGACCGGACCTGGAGTTAG
- a CDS encoding ABC transporter substrate-binding protein, with protein sequence MTRIMLGSAVLRGTVVGVLAASLMSTSALGAPPVDLSKWSPEYVRSIAGTQDFDTAGDCAKITPLDYKGRLTFWYQGVFEGDPDLLRQYYKDFFETFRKTYPNIQLEEQALTYNDLLDKFRTALLGNAAPMAVRLQILGGTEFASKGYLQPLKPEDVGYSTEDFWPGAMKAVTWDGVTYGIPTNNETMAFIWNADIFKRAGLDPDKAPATWDDVVKYSKQIHDKLGIAGYGLVARKNAGNTPYRFMPQLWAYGGGVFDEATANPTYKEVELDSPQSKAALQASYDMYVRDKSVPVSALTNQQADNQPLFVAGQLGMMISHPSDYNVMLDLQAKATGTDKDKAQTVIDNMRYGLIPTGPDGKRAVVFGGSNIHILKPEYVEGGKVDEPAAKAIICMWTSPEWSLKMAYAGSNPGNLNGFKTKWMKERLDNIKFLDVTTSMLPYGIPFPALPESPEIMNIIVPDMLQNALTGAMTVDQAADDAAKKVKDLMGGL encoded by the coding sequence ATGACGAGGATCATGCTCGGCAGTGCGGTCCTGCGCGGCACTGTCGTCGGAGTTTTGGCGGCATCGCTTATGTCCACGTCGGCGCTGGGTGCGCCGCCGGTCGACCTGAGCAAATGGTCGCCCGAATATGTGCGCTCCATCGCCGGAACACAGGATTTCGACACGGCCGGCGATTGCGCCAAGATCACCCCGCTCGATTACAAGGGGCGACTGACTTTCTGGTATCAGGGCGTGTTCGAGGGCGACCCCGACCTCCTGCGCCAGTACTACAAGGATTTCTTCGAGACTTTCCGCAAGACCTATCCGAACATCCAGCTCGAGGAACAGGCACTCACCTATAACGACCTTCTCGACAAATTCCGCACGGCACTCCTGGGCAATGCCGCGCCGATGGCGGTGCGCCTGCAAATCCTGGGCGGTACCGAATTCGCCTCGAAGGGCTACCTGCAGCCGCTCAAACCCGAGGATGTCGGCTATTCGACCGAGGATTTCTGGCCCGGCGCCATGAAGGCCGTGACCTGGGATGGGGTGACCTACGGCATACCGACGAACAACGAGACGATGGCGTTCATCTGGAATGCCGACATCTTCAAGCGTGCGGGCCTCGATCCGGACAAGGCTCCGGCAACCTGGGACGACGTCGTCAAATACTCCAAGCAGATCCACGACAAGCTCGGCATTGCCGGTTACGGCCTCGTGGCTCGCAAGAATGCCGGCAATACGCCCTATCGCTTCATGCCGCAGTTGTGGGCCTATGGCGGCGGCGTCTTCGACGAAGCCACCGCGAATCCGACTTACAAGGAAGTGGAGCTCGACAGCCCGCAGAGCAAGGCGGCGCTGCAAGCCTCATACGACATGTATGTTCGCGACAAGTCTGTTCCGGTTTCGGCACTTACCAACCAGCAGGCCGACAACCAGCCTCTGTTCGTCGCCGGCCAGTTGGGCATGATGATCTCGCACCCGTCCGACTACAACGTCATGCTCGACCTCCAGGCCAAGGCGACCGGAACCGACAAGGACAAGGCGCAGACCGTCATCGACAACATGCGCTACGGCCTGATCCCGACCGGCCCCGACGGCAAGCGCGCCGTCGTGTTCGGCGGCTCGAACATTCACATCCTGAAGCCCGAATATGTAGAGGGCGGCAAGGTGGACGAGCCGGCGGCGAAGGCGATCATCTGCATGTGGACGAGCCCTGAATGGTCGCTGAAGATGGCCTATGCCGGCTCGAACCCGGGCAACCTCAACGGTTTCAAGACCAAGTGGATGAAGGAACGTCTGGACAACATCAAGTTCCTCGATGTCACGACCTCGATGCTGCCGTATGGCATCCCGTTTCCGGCGCTGCCGGAGTCCCCCGAGATCATGAACATCATCGTCCCGGACATGCTGCAGAATGCCCTGACCGGAGCGATGACCGTCGATCAGGCAGCGGACGACGCGGCCAAGAAGGTGAAAGACCTGATGGGCGGACTCTAG
- a CDS encoding carbohydrate ABC transporter permease, whose translation MTIVTGKAEARRKLQPGRSGALRNVWEHRADYAYVLPAIAVMLIVIAYPIYYTIELSFYKTPPGLQLRDKTFIGFENYTTILTSEVFWKVTWNTLIWTFGSTFISFVLGFATALALHRDFVGRGVLRAILIIPWVISAVAASYIWKWIYHSDFGIIGAVLVGFGLTDRPPNFIDNVSTVLPSLIVVNIWREFPFAMIMMMAGLQTVPDQLLRAAKVDGANAWQRFWHVTFPHLRNVSVVTILLLAVANFNSFIIPWIMTGGGPSNASHIWITHIYELAFGRQRWGVASAYSVLLFLILMALGYFYVRALSGNERKEGSA comes from the coding sequence GTGACGATCGTGACCGGCAAGGCCGAGGCTCGCCGAAAATTGCAACCCGGCAGGTCCGGCGCGTTGCGGAACGTCTGGGAGCATCGCGCCGACTATGCATACGTGCTCCCGGCGATCGCCGTGATGCTCATCGTCATCGCCTATCCGATCTACTACACGATCGAGTTGTCGTTCTATAAGACGCCGCCTGGTCTGCAGCTCCGCGACAAGACATTCATCGGCTTCGAAAACTACACCACCATCCTCACCAGTGAGGTGTTCTGGAAGGTAACCTGGAACACCCTGATCTGGACATTCGGGTCCACCTTCATCTCTTTTGTCCTGGGGTTTGCCACGGCGCTGGCGCTCCACCGCGACTTTGTCGGCCGCGGTGTCCTGCGTGCCATCCTGATCATTCCTTGGGTGATCAGCGCCGTCGCCGCCTCCTATATCTGGAAGTGGATCTACCATTCGGATTTCGGCATCATCGGCGCGGTGCTGGTGGGCTTCGGACTGACCGACCGGCCGCCCAATTTCATCGACAACGTCAGCACCGTGCTGCCCTCCCTGATCGTCGTCAATATCTGGCGCGAGTTCCCGTTTGCCATGATCATGATGATGGCCGGCCTGCAGACTGTCCCCGACCAGTTGTTGCGCGCCGCCAAAGTCGACGGGGCCAATGCGTGGCAGCGTTTCTGGCACGTCACCTTCCCGCACTTGCGCAACGTCTCGGTGGTTACGATCCTGCTGCTGGCGGTAGCCAACTTCAATTCCTTCATCATCCCCTGGATCATGACCGGAGGCGGGCCGTCGAACGCATCGCATATCTGGATAACCCACATTTACGAGCTCGCCTTCGGCCGCCAGCGCTGGGGCGTGGCATCCGCATATTCGGTGCTCCTGTTCCTCATCCTGATGGCGCTGGGCTATTTCTACGTCCGTGCGCTGAGCGGCAATGAGCGGAAAGAGGGGAGCGCATGA
- a CDS encoding GntR family transcriptional regulator: MKTDTVYKKAFNRVAHMMRDGQLAGQLPSENELRRRVGVSRTTIRKVLEELVHRAMVSEENGIRAVGRPANDDDCYPDAETTPRATHVEQQFMEWMLRGDTRPGTSINELDLARQFGVATNGIREFLIRFSRFGLIEKRPNSGWLFKGFTEDFALELFEIRVMFEVRSARLFSQQPESSPLWAKLAALKLSHIELLEHMDRRFHDFSRLDNRFHRLINEASPNRFIDDFYDIITFIFHYHYQWNKQDEKQRNQAAIVEHIVFIDALESRNAKRIEIACRAHLDSAKETLTRSLLVFDEIPTG; this comes from the coding sequence ATGAAAACCGACACCGTTTACAAGAAGGCGTTCAATCGCGTGGCCCACATGATGCGCGACGGGCAGTTGGCCGGTCAGCTTCCATCCGAGAACGAGCTGCGGCGGCGGGTGGGCGTCAGCCGCACGACGATACGCAAGGTGCTGGAAGAACTTGTCCACCGAGCCATGGTCAGCGAAGAGAACGGCATTCGGGCAGTTGGGCGACCGGCCAACGATGACGACTGCTACCCGGACGCGGAAACCACGCCCCGCGCGACGCATGTCGAACAGCAATTCATGGAGTGGATGCTGCGTGGCGACACCAGGCCCGGGACCAGCATCAACGAGCTTGACCTTGCCCGGCAATTTGGCGTCGCAACCAACGGCATCAGGGAATTCCTGATCCGTTTCAGCCGCTTCGGCCTGATCGAAAAGCGGCCGAATTCCGGGTGGCTTTTCAAAGGCTTCACGGAAGACTTCGCACTCGAACTGTTTGAAATCAGAGTGATGTTCGAGGTGCGGTCGGCGCGCCTGTTTTCACAGCAGCCCGAAAGTTCTCCGCTGTGGGCGAAACTCGCCGCGCTCAAGTTATCGCACATTGAACTGCTCGAGCACATGGACCGCCGCTTTCATGACTTCTCCAGGCTCGACAATCGTTTTCACCGGCTCATCAACGAGGCATCGCCGAACCGGTTCATCGATGACTTCTACGACATCATCACGTTCATTTTTCACTATCACTATCAGTGGAACAAGCAGGACGAAAAGCAGCGCAATCAGGCAGCCATCGTCGAACACATCGTTTTTATCGATGCGCTGGAAAGCCGCAATGCAAAGCGGATCGAGATCGCCTGTCGCGCGCACCTCGACTCGGCAAAGGAAACGCTGACGCGTTCTCTGCTGGTATTTGATGAGATTCCGACAGGATAA
- a CDS encoding mandelate racemase/muconate lactonizing enzyme family protein: MKITSVRPWLIKSDASYWGEFLFVEVTTDEGVSGWGEITTTTKLANRALCTILRQIGAAVTGEDPARIEYLWHKIFRSFTYMGSRGAAVECVSAIDIALWDLRGKALGKPVYELLGGPVRDEIALYTHPNQAKFTSKDAVAREILDIVESGHTALKFDPFPHQGRGAGGVSREQRDGYLDGSMTRKDEREAAELTALIRETAGPDVDILIDAHGRFDVPTAIRLCRSLEEAGQIDWFEEPCPPESLNALKQVREKVSAAISWGERGHTKWDFVPVLENKLADYIMPDVTWTGGITELKKISALCEAYYIPVSPHDAAGPINVVAGAQVMMTVPNFYKLETSEWNLGKYNHLIDKPLDVSNGSLKLSSRPGLGIEMNRDYLQAHEIELG; encoded by the coding sequence ATGAAAATCACGAGCGTTCGGCCGTGGCTGATCAAGTCCGATGCTTCCTATTGGGGAGAATTCCTGTTCGTCGAGGTGACGACGGACGAGGGGGTGAGCGGCTGGGGAGAGATCACCACCACCACCAAGCTCGCCAACCGTGCCCTCTGCACGATCCTTCGACAGATCGGAGCCGCGGTGACGGGCGAGGATCCGGCGCGTATCGAGTATCTATGGCACAAGATCTTCCGCAGCTTCACCTATATGGGCAGCCGCGGCGCCGCGGTCGAATGCGTGAGCGCGATCGACATAGCCCTCTGGGATCTCAGGGGCAAAGCTCTCGGCAAGCCGGTCTACGAGCTCTTGGGCGGGCCAGTCCGGGATGAAATCGCGCTCTACACCCATCCCAACCAGGCTAAATTCACCAGCAAGGATGCTGTGGCCCGCGAAATCCTGGACATTGTCGAGTCCGGACACACTGCTCTCAAGTTCGATCCTTTCCCTCACCAGGGTCGCGGTGCCGGCGGCGTGTCGCGCGAACAGCGGGACGGCTACCTCGATGGCAGCATGACCCGCAAGGACGAGCGCGAGGCTGCCGAACTCACGGCTCTGATCCGCGAAACGGCGGGCCCAGATGTCGACATTCTCATCGATGCGCATGGCCGCTTCGACGTTCCGACCGCCATTCGCCTCTGTCGCAGCCTCGAGGAAGCCGGCCAGATCGACTGGTTCGAGGAGCCTTGTCCGCCCGAGAGCCTTAACGCCCTTAAGCAGGTGCGCGAGAAGGTCAGTGCCGCCATTTCGTGGGGCGAGCGCGGCCACACGAAGTGGGATTTCGTGCCGGTGCTCGAGAACAAGCTCGCCGACTACATCATGCCCGACGTCACCTGGACCGGCGGCATTACCGAACTCAAGAAGATTTCCGCCCTGTGCGAAGCCTACTACATCCCGGTCTCGCCCCATGATGCCGCGGGGCCGATCAACGTGGTTGCGGGAGCGCAGGTGATGATGACCGTTCCGAACTTCTACAAGCTCGAAACGTCGGAGTGGAATTTGGGTAAGTACAATCATCTCATCGACAAGCCGCTCGACGTTTCGAACGGCAGCCTCAAGCTTTCGTCGAGGCCGGGCCTCGGCATCGAGATGAACCGCGATTATTTGCAAGCCCATGAGATCGAACTGGGCTAG
- a CDS encoding NIPSNAP family protein: protein MIYELRIYDCLPGRLPTLLKRFSDQTLAIWERHGIRQAGFFTTAIGENSNRLTYFLAWESLAEREAKWAAFVTDPAWHRARDESERDGQIIANISSQLLTPTAFSSVK, encoded by the coding sequence ATGATCTACGAACTGCGTATCTATGACTGCCTGCCGGGCAGGCTGCCGACTTTGCTCAAGCGCTTTTCCGACCAAACGCTGGCCATCTGGGAGAGGCATGGCATCCGCCAAGCCGGGTTTTTCACCACGGCGATCGGCGAAAACAGCAATCGCCTCACCTATTTCCTCGCCTGGGAATCGCTGGCCGAGCGTGAGGCGAAATGGGCGGCTTTCGTCACCGATCCGGCATGGCACAGGGCCCGGGACGAGTCTGAGCGCGACGGGCAGATCATTGCCAATATCAGCAGCCAGCTGCTCACGCCGACAGCTTTCTCGTCTGTGAAATAG
- a CDS encoding GntR family transcriptional regulator — MAETSDFKAKPPAGIDAIGASSEGASLYQLIREDIIEGRLAANERLVVTDLARRHGTSTNPVREALQLLRGEGFVIFSPNRGARVRPIDQDFVRDIYEIGVLIEPALTRWFVGMATGEDIAELERIQGLIEENNFADTFRHSELDTAFHTVMYQRHYNRHAAELWWKHREVLRAVSRRFNFTLARRAAIIREHRELIALIKAGEADKAAEVISRHVEGSGRHVLEQMRARNAARAG, encoded by the coding sequence TTGGCCGAAACAAGCGATTTCAAAGCGAAGCCACCTGCGGGGATCGACGCCATCGGAGCCTCCAGCGAGGGTGCCTCGCTTTATCAACTGATAAGGGAAGACATCATCGAGGGACGGCTCGCCGCCAACGAACGGCTTGTTGTCACGGATCTCGCCCGCCGCCACGGCACTTCGACCAATCCCGTGCGGGAGGCCCTGCAACTGTTGCGCGGCGAGGGGTTCGTCATCTTCTCGCCCAATCGCGGGGCGCGTGTAAGGCCCATCGATCAGGATTTTGTTCGCGACATCTACGAAATCGGTGTTCTGATCGAACCAGCCTTGACGCGATGGTTCGTGGGTATGGCTACCGGCGAGGACATCGCCGAACTGGAACGTATCCAAGGCCTGATCGAAGAGAACAACTTCGCCGACACGTTTAGGCACAGCGAACTGGATACAGCCTTCCACACCGTGATGTACCAGCGGCACTATAACCGCCATGCGGCCGAGCTCTGGTGGAAGCATCGCGAAGTGCTGCGAGCGGTGAGCCGACGCTTCAATTTCACGCTCGCGCGGCGTGCCGCGATCATTCGCGAGCACCGCGAACTCATTGCGCTCATCAAGGCGGGAGAGGCAGACAAGGCAGCCGAAGTCATTTCCCGCCATGTCGAGGGCTCCGGCCGGCATGTTCTCGAACAGATGCGTGCGCGCAACGCCGCTCGGGCCGGATAG
- a CDS encoding carbohydrate ABC transporter permease: MSTIAETASRGRTRRRMRVDGWRWAGRIFLLFMLLYTGVPMIWMLVTSIKSGFAATQFPPQWWPDEPTLASYQKLLDPQNSVGQDFLRFFWNSLFVSTATTILSVIVAVPAAYAFSRFTFPGRNFLFFAVLLRNMFPAVIFLVPLFILMRAIGLVNTHGSLILTYLTFGLPLAIWLLKGFYDNIPVQLEQAARIDGATRFQAFIMIVMPLSTPGIIATAIYSFIGAWNEYIYAYTFLSKNDQLTLPVGIQRFFSENTTDFPGLMAASFMMSVPVVVLFLVLQRYFVRALTEGAVKH, encoded by the coding sequence ATGAGCACGATCGCCGAGACAGCCTCTCGAGGCCGGACCCGTCGCCGCATGCGCGTCGACGGATGGCGGTGGGCCGGGCGCATCTTCCTGTTGTTCATGCTGCTCTACACCGGGGTGCCGATGATCTGGATGCTGGTCACCTCCATCAAGTCCGGCTTCGCGGCGACGCAATTCCCGCCACAATGGTGGCCGGACGAGCCTACGCTTGCCAGCTACCAGAAGCTGCTCGATCCGCAGAACAGTGTCGGCCAGGACTTCCTGCGCTTCTTCTGGAACAGCCTGTTCGTGTCGACCGCCACGACAATCCTTTCGGTGATCGTGGCCGTCCCCGCGGCCTATGCGTTTTCGCGCTTCACTTTCCCGGGCCGGAACTTCCTGTTCTTCGCCGTGCTGCTGCGCAACATGTTCCCGGCGGTGATCTTTCTCGTGCCGCTCTTCATCCTGATGCGCGCGATCGGGCTGGTGAACACGCATGGCTCGCTGATCCTGACCTACCTCACCTTCGGCCTGCCCCTGGCGATCTGGCTGCTTAAGGGCTTCTACGACAATATCCCGGTGCAGCTCGAGCAGGCGGCGCGCATCGACGGGGCAACGCGGTTTCAGGCCTTCATCATGATCGTGATGCCGCTCTCGACGCCGGGGATCATCGCCACTGCGATCTATTCCTTCATCGGCGCGTGGAACGAATACATCTACGCCTACACCTTCCTCTCCAAGAACGACCAGCTGACGCTGCCGGTCGGCATCCAGCGCTTTTTCTCGGAAAATACGACTGACTTTCCGGGCCTGATGGCGGCGAGCTTCATGATGAGCGTGCCCGTCGTGGTGCTGTTCCTCGTCCTGCAACGATACTTCGTACGCGCCCTGACAGAAGGCGCGGTCAAGCATTAG